A genomic region of Raphanus sativus cultivar WK10039 chromosome 6, ASM80110v3, whole genome shotgun sequence contains the following coding sequences:
- the LOC108807130 gene encoding AT-rich interactive domain-containing protein 6: MEEDTTETQLRDVPCVADDALKEELGDEADKDQNFSETPLLLGQASNAAVGHSEKKKKMQFSSPETGDGSVKKRKIWLLNDSEAQGDEEAGTPEEQQAFLIELATFHKENYLDYKPLKFYGQPLNALKLWRAVIKLGGYDVVTTSKLWRQVGESFNPPKTCTTVSYTFRIFYEKALLEYEKSLRKNGDLNIPDSTFNLSSSLQKEVISHQGSGSGRARRDSAARAMQGWHTQRLNGSGEFTETTAKDKGSNSTPKHKKLKSIGLPKPRAQTCNDLVVSQEAEKQSVADVVDDGPLADWVKITVKETKNSFEVFALVPGLLRHEVRIQSDPAGRLIITGEPDQLDNPWGITPFKKIVSLPARIDPLRTSAVISLHGRVFIRAPFEQ; this comes from the exons ATGGAGGAGGATACCACCGAAACACAGTTGCGAGATGTGCCTTGCGTTGCTGATGATGCCCTAAAGGAGGAACTTGGGGATGAGGCAgataaagatcaaaactttaGTGAAACTCCCCTTCTTCTTGGCCAGGCGTCTAATGCAGCTGTTGGTCACtctgaaaagaagaagaagatgcagtTTTCGAGTCCTGAGACTGGAGATGGAAGTGTCAAAAAGCGCAAGATTTGGTTGCTCAATGACTCTGAG gcaCAGGGAGATGAAGAAGCAGGGACGCCGGAAGAGCAGCAGGCGTTTCTCATAGAGTTGGCGACCTTTCACAAAGAGAACTACCTGGATTACAAACCTCTCAAGTTTTATGGACAGCCTCTAAACGCTCTCAA GCTGTGGAGAGCAGTCATTAAACTAGGTGGCTACGACGTG GTCACCACATCAAAGCTGTGGCGGCAAGTTGGAGAATCATTCAATCCTCCAAA GACATGCACAACTGTCTCCTACACATTCCGCATTTTCTATGAGAAG GCACTTTTAGAGTATGAAAAGAGTTTAAGGAAAAATGGCGACCTTAACATTCCTGATTCAACATTCAACCTGTCTTCAAGCCTCCAGAAAGAG GTCATTAGCCATCAAGGTTCAGGATCAGGCAGGGCACGAAGAGATTCTGCAGCTCGTGCTATGCAAGGTTGGCATACACAGCGCCTTAATGGATCTGGAGAGTTTACTGAGACTACTGCTAAG GATAAGGGCTCTAACTCAACCCCAAAGCATAAGAAACTCAAAAGCATTG GGCTGCCGAAACCTAGAGCACAAACTTGCAATGACCTTGTTGTTTCACAAGAAGCAGAAAAACA GTCGGTTGctgatgttgttgatgatggACCCCTTGCTGACTGGGTTAAGATAACTGTCAAAGAAACT AAGAACTCCTTTGAGGTATTTGCTTTGGTACCTGGACTTCTTCGCCATGAG GTTCGAATTCAATCAGATCCTGCTGGAAGGTTGATTATAACAGGAGAGCCTGATCAGCTTGACAACCCTTGGGGCATTACACCATTCAAAAAG ATTGTTAGCTTACCAGCAAGAATCGATCCGCTGCGCACATCTGCGGTCATAAGCTTGCATGGTCGGGTGTTCATACGAGCTCCATTTGAACAGTGA